In Rhizobium sp. BG4, the genomic stretch CGCTGGAGGCCTGCCCGCAGGCGGTCGTCATCCGGCCTGACATGGAGAAATACGGCAGGGTCGGCCGCGAGGTTCGCAGCATGATGCAGGAGCTGACGCCGCTGGTGCAGCCGCTGTCGATCGACGAGGCCTTCCTGGAGCTTGGCGGCACTGAGCGCCTGCACCACGATCCCCCTGCCCGCACGCTGGCGAAATTCGCCCGGCGGGTCGAAAAGGAGGTCGGCATCACCGTTTCCGTTGGCCTCTCCTATTGCAAATTCCTGGCGAAGGTCGCATCCGATCTGCAGAAGCCGCGGGGGTTTTCGGTGATCGGCCGCGAGGAAGCGGTCGAATTTCTGGCGCCTCGCCCCGTCACCACGATCTGGGGCGTCGGCAAGGCATTTGCCGCCACGCTTGAATCCGACGGCATCCGCACGATCGGACAGCTGCAGCAGATGGAAGAGACCGACCTGATGCGCCGCTACGGCAGCATGGGCCAGCGCCTCGCCCGTCTCTCGCGCGGCATCGACGACCGCGAGGTGCATCTGAACGAGGCGGCAAAGAGCGTCTCGGCGGAGACGACATTCTTCGAGGATATCTCGCGGCACGACGACCTGGTGCCGATCCTGCGCAATCTCTCCGAGAAGGTCTCCTGGCGGTTGAAGAAGGATGACATCGCCGGGCATACCGTGGTGCTGAAGA encodes the following:
- a CDS encoding DNA polymerase IV, with translation MTHPAPDKTHGFCRDCLAEQKGEARRCTACGSPRVVRHKELYGLTLAHIDCDAFYAAVEKRDNPELADKPVIIGGGKRGVVSTACYIARIHGVRSAMPMFKALEACPQAVVIRPDMEKYGRVGREVRSMMQELTPLVQPLSIDEAFLELGGTERLHHDPPARTLAKFARRVEKEVGITVSVGLSYCKFLAKVASDLQKPRGFSVIGREEAVEFLAPRPVTTIWGVGKAFAATLESDGIRTIGQLQQMEETDLMRRYGSMGQRLARLSRGIDDREVHLNEAAKSVSAETTFFEDISRHDDLVPILRNLSEKVSWRLKKDDIAGHTVVLKMKTADFKLRTRNRRLEDPTQLADRIFRTGIELLEKETDGTKFRLIGIGVSDLCDPGRADPPDLIDQQSTRRAAAEAAMDKLRDKFGKGTVETGYTFGGGKRER